The nucleotide sequence CCGGCGCGTGCAGGGAGATCGCCAGCCGGCACTTGAAGCCCTCGTCGGAGAACCGGTGGATGGCGGGCACCAGGCCGACCGTCGACACCGTGATCCCGCGCTGCGAGAGACCGAGGCCGTCCGGCGCGGGGTCGGTGAGCGCCCGGATGGCGCCGACGACCCGCTTGTAGTTGGCGAGCGGCTCGCCCATCCCCATGAAGACGATGTTGGAGAGCCTGGCGGGGCCGCCCGGCACCTCGCCGTCCCGCAGAGCCCGCATCCCGTCGACGATCTGGTGCACGATCTCCGCGGTCGACAGGTTCCGGTCCAGGCCCGCCTGGCCGGTGGCACAGAACGGGCAGTTCATCCCGCACCCGGCCTGCGAGCTGATGCACATGGTCACCCGGTCCGGGTACCGCATCAGCACCGACTCCACGAGCGTGCCGTCGAACAGCCGCCACAGGGTCTTGCGGGTGGTTCCCTGGTCCGTCGACAGATGCCGGACGACCGACATCAGATCCGGCAGCAGCGCCTCACGCAGCTTCTCCCGGGCACCGGCGGGGATGTCGGTCCACTCCGCCGGGTCGTGCGCGTAGCGCGCGAAGTAGTGCTGCGACAGCTGCTTGGCACGGAACGGCTTCTCCCCGATCTCCGCCACTACCTCCTTC is from Streptomyces asoensis and encodes:
- the rlmN gene encoding 23S rRNA (adenine(2503)-C(2))-methyltransferase RlmN, with the translated sequence MPAPGELTFVAPRGAKKPPRHLADLSPAERKEVVAEIGEKPFRAKQLSQHYFARYAHDPAEWTDIPAGAREKLREALLPDLMSVVRHLSTDQGTTRKTLWRLFDGTLVESVLMRYPDRVTMCISSQAGCGMNCPFCATGQAGLDRNLSTAEIVHQIVDGMRALRDGEVPGGPARLSNIVFMGMGEPLANYKRVVGAIRALTDPAPDGLGLSQRGITVSTVGLVPAIHRFSDEGFKCRLAISLHAPDDELRDTLVPVNTRWKVREVLEAGFEYTERSGRRLSIEYALIRDINDQAWRGDRLGRLLRGKPVHVNLIPLNPTPGSKWTASRPEDEKAFVEAIAAHGVPVTVRDTRGQEIDGACGQLAATER